Proteins encoded together in one Phalacrocorax carbo chromosome 18, bPhaCar2.1, whole genome shotgun sequence window:
- the SETX gene encoding probable helicase senataxin isoform X1, which translates to MSTCRWCTPSGSDTTEFLKSYASKRLSQEDLEGSNDDLCYCLECVVEYHKAREKLPGLHEDLWKLETSRLVAHIDKSIRDDAGEDDELFIVDENGETLLSGYVGPEFENNLRVPLLEILKYPYLLLHEKVSELCVEVLCRMEQSHSSFQVFEKHPGIYLFLVHPNEVIRRWAILTARNLGKVDRDDYYDLQEVLTCLFKVIELGLFESPDIYSSSVLEKGKLVLLPSHLYDTANYKNYWLGICMLLTVLEEQAMDSLLLGPDKQNDFMQSILNTMEKEAADDSTDPFWPALHCFMIILDHLGSKVWGQLIDPVQAFQTIINSVSYNNEIKNIRSSFKRTKSEPESDYNDDMVTCSQIVYNFNTEKPQKDTGWKSAICPDYCPNMYEDMQTLANVLQSDIGRDMRVHHSTFLWFIPFVHSLMDLKDLGVAYIGEVIHYLCSEIKDTLNEKIQQCDKISEFFLLILVSIIELHKNKKCLHLLWISSGKWVEAVVRCAKLPAIAFTQSTEKASGHSVRGSSAVSLQASNSVQHACVQLIRSLLREGYQIGQHALCKQYLDKLNLLLRGNVSLGWQLNVQETQELKMCLKQVMRSIKGKALNTPVPAGNNANSTTLPTVCVKQEKSAHGDECKMSAPGRDYVCSPFPVISKEGTDEDWQENPFPRRKSAWEEECSDASKSSRSWTSTESPLINIKKEFNDLTTQEFVCPQDSLATKVCGKVQENRNTEPLAWKCDMDNQCFNSSTQHSNFRRGGELENKWEAGPITPMQLAAQTRIGSPEHGYSSDVKEGSVSPISSSKYKVDVDRLADLKNKLRKTEWTSKVLQPTNPCDLKNCSLATSASKAEVEQPRFCTDYLCTSKDCHKHQGADTVCENEISVDTPHSRSYEGTLKKSVHSVFQSRLVPTKQASKEMPLDCSSSSNDEPGMQEKEGDCILLSGFSDTLLKKVSTDEKSSFLLKSVFKKETDMQTSDWEQPNLNDLVKEDCKGQTSKTFCMDKTSATGRVPSSPENNRDISNPVSQIRPLSMKCESSDRLFEFSEYFKRGNSSVVKKEEDCVKMVSEDNVLTDSQVDRELSKLSLAAYAKSVNFPFDSSQESSIHHNICDIKRKVKGAVRSSNDGQSTKSSSDASCHGHQIIILSDSSDEEKDVPDKEETKKKNENVCSEEQPSTSSCISNSNTKTESKGPSSPMSLEDSESQYFEFETEGYVFSVWQDTQEYSMEKTQEYKQGCVSTSVDSSNSLDLLNDETNEWGYDLDYISDDTVEEAANLVEKQTENISDQKEAANTKVVTNSTLQESVSKDNAKDQLENFADKDTVARDFTLDSKSTEPRASTSNISLASKLAFKKNSVSPRKNIAKSKVARTIQRSPKKPAVLKIAQNKKLLQSMSKNSQPGRSMPAVVPPRKVRQCPAPASTVEKLGLKKAPRKAFELSQRSLDSVAELRSHGKAAGRVGVPQKRKTLQIAPQSLSVKHNKKLLACQDLQFLRQTRPRKSVRVKNPAGSAESRNKKGSEMGAKSMKQKPKSFEQASVENQREKKREETLCPAASEREFESLSVEEEASVSKMPSSSDSNRKPEDNSMMVPPVPMDSSPSSAVLVGSDNGDPSGEGCVVQPESGKTTSEENGCKPSENSEDDDDLFLTQLDPVDMELCSEEESFQDTTTASKKPEEMDTAEGLQQNESLTVVKCKYKDCMEKVENSGEYCSKHSATSSEADHLFAKPLLPPSKTRKPSTTKIFSSTSSSRNAAFSKDLEDVKKLPPPSKSKVNAAKPVVIRPPNAKPVPTGNQTCRRPSLSNVPQPHTANNVLQSKDRQNDNASNISRRPAQEAYSSFLGGQQRDHSIFVNAVLKWTYEMFANFSQFGPPRNLLQSVVASVPVQFQGYNDYFNTFFPLMMLNAFETLAQEWIENQRIREKSYYFCLQNFCADLNAADFTAHFQESDLARQLHPKEDDLIFLVVQKKKDSFREESEMENPVVKHVGLVTRFSRASGCLTRQKEQHTVCHLTVQTRGNLSFFINKQVKCVVVGSLVTTHRTFKGLLLLSRSPLAKPIINPSYNDFCPRHLPVTSESAASDMNEYNDDQKRAIETAYAMVKQHPGLPKICLIHGPPGTGKSKTIVGLLSRVLRENTRNEKATQKTNSKIKPNRFLVCAPSNAAVDELMKKIIIAFKEKCQNRQEPLGNCGDIKLVRLGAEKAINSEVRGFSLDKQVEHRMKRKPADYDQDIQKKKAALDQQLDMLSRQRAMHRCEKREISQKLDDEIGRLSKERQQLASQLKEVRGHSQKVQADIILESDIICCTLSTSGGGLLESTFWRQGLDPFSCVIVDEAGQSCEVEALIPLIHRCNKLVLVGDPRQLPPTVKSVKAQEYGYDQSLMARLHRHLEEQVQKNVLRSLPVVQLTVQYRMHPDICLFPSNYVYGRTLKTDKATEENRCSSEWPFQPYLIFDVGDGHEERDNDSFSNPQEVKLVMELIRTIKEKRKDLGIRRIGIITPYSAQKKKIQEQLDRVFKNNSPGEVDTVDAFQGREKDCIIVTCVRANSTKGSIGFLASLQRLNVTITRARFSLFILGRLKTLMENKDWNELIQDAQKRGAIIKTSEKNYRKDAVKILKLKPIVPPPVKVGANTSPLLQGGSSSSRRVELASPREASSPRELTAGAGHAAPQGSRGPQQPQGAQAADSRRGSASAPMEAAALPDKEKPRDPRLASMASRTEAKGKEQASKDSSRSAQSNQGSTSKQGLNVSSAARGQISRTEASKKPQQTTGQCDLPSMSRYAAPHEGDWRASVLKSSSKAHREGGHSNSSKWNKDHRVLTRRTSEESPENTESNGAKRRKTSY; encoded by the exons ATGAGCACATGTCGATGGTGTACACCAAGTGGTTCTGACACCACTGAGTTCCTGAAGAGCTATGCTTCTAAACGGTTGTCCCAGGAAGATCTTGAAGGATCCAATGATGATCTCTGTTACTGCCTGGAGTGTGTGGTTGAATACCACAAAGCGAGGGAAAAACTGCCAGGGTTGCACGAG GACTTGTGGAAGTTGGAAACGTCCCGCCTTGTTGCCCACATTGACAAATCCATACGAGATGATGCTGGAGAAGATGATGAGTTGTTTATAGTGGATGAGAATGGAGAGACACTGCTGTCTGGTTATGTGGGCCCAGAATTTGAAAATAACCTGCGAGTGCCCCTTctagaaatactgaaatatccGTATCTGCTGCTGCATGAGAAAGTCA GTGAGCTGTGTGTAGAAGTGCTCTGTAGAATGGAACAAAGTCACAGCTCCTTTCAGGTCTTTGAGAAACATCCAGGAATTTATCTCTTTTTGGTGCACCCAAATGAAGTG ATTCGTCGATGGGCCATCCTAACAGCAAGGAATTTAGGGAAGGTTGACAGGGATGATTACTATGACTTACAGGAAGTGCTGACTTGCTTGTTCAAAGTCATTGAGTTGGGGCTTTTTGAAAGTCCCGATATTTACAGTTCTTCAGTGCTTGAAAAGGGTAAACTCGTCCTTCTGCCGTCTCATTTATATGATACTGCCAACTACAAGAACTATTGGCTAG GGATTTGTATGTTGCTAACAGTGCTGGAAGAACAAGCTATGGACTCCCTGTTGCTGGGCCCAGACAAACAAAATGATTTCATGCAGTCTATACTTAACACCAtggagaaagaagcagctg ATGATTCTACTGACCCCTTCTGGCCAGCGCTGCATTGTTTCATGATTATTTTGGATCATCTCGGATCTAAAGTATGGGGTCAGCTTATTGATCCTGTCCAAGCCTTTCAAACCATTATCAACAGTGTGAGCTacaacaatgaaataaaaaatatacgCAGTAGCTTTAAGAG gacaaaatCTGAACCCGAGTCAGACTACAATGATGACATGGTTACTTGCAGTCAGATTGTGTATaattttaacacagaaaagcctcaaaag gataCCGGATGGAAAAGTGCCATTTGTCCAGACTACTGCCCCAACATGTATGAAGATATGCAAACACTGGCTAATGTGCTTCAGTCTGATATTGGCAGAGATATGCGTGTCCATCACAGCACATTTCTGTGGTTCATCCCTTTTGTTCACTCACTTATGGATCTTAAGGACTTGGGTGTAGCATATATAGGAGAGGTCATTCACTACCTTTGCTCAGAAATCAAAGATACTCTCAATGAAAAAATCCAGCAATGTGACAAAATCTCAGAATTTTTTCTCCTGATCTTGGTGTCCATTATTGaactacacaaaaataaaaagtgccTGCATTTGCTATGGATTAGCTCTGGAAAATGGGTGGAAGCAGTGGTGAGATGTGCTAAGCTTCCAGCTATAGCATTTACACAGAGCACTGAAAAAGCATCTGGACACTCTGTGAGAGGTTCATCAGCAGTATCTTTACAAGCTTCTAACTCTGTGCAGCACGCCTGCGTGCAGTTGATACGTAGCCTTCTTAGAGAAGGCTATCAAATTGGGCAGCATGCTCTTTGCAAGCAATACCTAGACAAACTCAATCTTCTTCTGCGAGGAAATGTATCTCTAGGTTGGCAGCTGAACGTCCAGGAAACCCAggaattaaaaatgtgtttgaagcAAGTTATGAGAAGTATAAAGGGCAAAGCATTGAATACCCCTGTGCCTGCAGGAAACAATGCAAACTCTACAACTTTGCCTACCGTTTGTGTAAAGCAAGAGAAGAGCGCACATGGTGATGAATGCAAGATGAGTGCACCTGGCAGAGATTACGTTTGTTCACCATTCCCTGTCATATCAAAGGAAGGTACAGATGAAGACTGGCAAGAGAACCCCTTCCCTAGAAGAAAGAGTGCCTGGGAAGAGGAATGTAGCGATGCTTCTAAAAGTTCAAGATCTTGGACTTCCACAGAAAGCCCTttgataaatattaaaaaggaatttaatgACTTGACAACTCAGGAATTTGTCTGCCCGCAGGACTCTTTGGCAACAAAAGTATGTGGGAAAGTTCAGGAAAATAGGAACACTGAACCTTTGGCATGGAAATGCGATATGGACAATCAGTGCTTTAATTCAAGTACCCAGCATTCAAATTTCAGAAGAGGCGGGGAGTTGGAAAACAAATGGGAAGCAGGACCCATAACACCAATGCAGCTGGCTGCTCAAACTCGTATTGGTTCTCCAGAACATGGTTACAGCTCAGATGTAAAGGAAGGCAGTGTGTCTcccatttcttcttcaaagTATAAAGTAGATGTGGATAGACTCGCAGATTTGAAAAACAAGTTACGGAAGACTGAATGGACCTCGAAAGTATTGCAGCCAACAAACCCATGTGACTTGAAAAACTGCAGTTTAGCCACAAGTGCTTCAAAAGCAGAGGTAGAGCAGCCTAGGTTTTGCACTGATTATCTGTGTACAAGCAAAGATTGTCATAAACATCAGGGAGCGgatactgtgtgtgaaaatGAAATCTCTGTTGATACTCCACATTCAAGGAGTTATGAAGGTACGCTGAAGAAAAGTGTCCACAGTGTGTTTCAATCCAGACTGGTCCCCACTAAACAGGCATCAAAAGAAATGCCTCTAGATTGCTCTAGCTCCTCTAATGATGAACCTGGTATGCAGGAAAAGGAAGGTGactgtattttgctttcaggGTTTAGTGACACCTTACTGAAAAAAGTATCCACTGATGAAAAATCAAGTTTTTTGTTGAAGTCTGTGTTTAAGAAAGAGACTGACATGCAAACTTCAGACTGGGAACAGCCCAATTTAAATGACTTGGTTAAAGAGGACTGTAAAGGTCAAACTTCAAAGACATTTTGTATGGATAAAACTTCAGCAACTGGTCGTGTTCCATCTAGCCCTGAAAACAACAGGGATATATCTAACCCTGTTTCTCAGATCAGGCCCCTGTCAATGAAGTGTGAATCAAGTGACAGGTTGTTTGAATTTTCAGAGTATTTCAAGAGAGGAAACAGTTCAGTGGTGAAGAAAGAGGAGGATTGTGTGAAGATGGTTTCTGAAGATAATGTTTTGACAGACTCCCAGGTTGATAGAGAACTCAGTAAATTGTCTTTAGCTGCGTATGCCAAAAGTGTCAATTTTCCATTTGATTCAAGCCAAGAAAGCTCAATACATCATAATATATGTGATATTAAAAGGAAAGTGAAAGGTGCTGTAAGATCTTCCAATGATGGCCAAAGTACCAAGTCTTCCAGTGATGCCAGTTGCCATGGCCATCAAATCATTATACTTTCAGACTCTtctgatgaagaaaaagatgtgCCTGAcaaggaggaaacaaaaaaaaagaatgaaaatgtgtGTTCTGAAGAGCAGCCTTCAACTTCCAGCTGCATTTCTAATAGTAATACCAAAACAGAATCAAAGGGGCCAAGCTCTCCCATGTCACTGGAAGACTCGGAGTCTCAGTACTTTGAATTTGAAACGGAAGGTTATGTCTTTTCGGTTTGGCAAGACACTCAAGAGTATAGTATGGAAAAAACTCAAGAGTATAAACAAGGCTGTGTTTCAACGTCGGTTGATAGTAGTAATTCTTTGGATTTACTGAATGATGAAACAAATGAATGGGGTTATGATCTGGATTACATAAGTGATGATACCgtggaagaagcagcaaacttggtagaaaagcagacagaaaatatttctgatcaGAAGGAAGCTGCTAATACAAAAGTAGTAACTAATTCAACATTGCAAGAATCTGTTAGTAAGGACAATGCAAAAGATCAACTGGAGAATTTTGCAGACAAAGATACTGTTGCTAGAGACTTCACCCTGGACTCAAAATCGACTGAACCCAGAGCATCTACATCTAACATCTCATTAGCTTCAAAGCTGgcctttaagaaaaatagtGTGAGCCCACGGAAGAACATAGCAAAATCTAAGGTAGCAAGAACTATTCAAAGAAGTCCTAAAAAACCTGCTGTTCTTAAAatagcacaaaataaaaaactacTTCAAAGCATGTCAAAAAATTCTCAACCTGGCAGGTCAATGCCTGCTGTGGTTCCTCCAAGGAAAGTTCGGCAGTGTCCTGCACCAGCATCGACCGTAGAAAAACTTGGTCTGAAGAAGGCACCCCGCAAAGCGTTTGAATTATCCCAGCGCTCTTTAGACAGCGTAGCTGAATTGCGCAGCCATGGCAAAGCTGCAGGGAGAGTTGGAGTTCCACAGAAACGGAAGACTCTACAAATTGCTCCTCAGAGCTTGTCtgtaaaacataataaaaaattgCTAGCCTGCCAAGACCTTCAGTTTTTAAGGCAGACAAGACCCAGAAAAAGTGTCAGAGTGAAAAATCCTGCAGGAAGTGCTGAGAGTAGAAACAAAAAAGGTAGTGAAATGGGTGCAAAATCTATGAAACAAAAGCCTAAAAGTTTTGAACAGGCATCTGTTGAAAAccaaagagagaagaaaagggaggagaCTCTGTGTCCTGCTGCCAGTGAGAGAGAATTTGAAAGCCTCTctgtggaggaggaggcaagTGTCTCTAAAATGCCTAGTTCTTCAGACTCCAACAGAAAACCAGAGGATAACAGTATGATGGTTCCTCCTGTACCTATGGATTCAAGTCCCTCTTCTGCTGTGCTTGTTGGCAGTGACAACGGTGACCCTTCAGGAGAAGGTTGCGTTGTCCAGCCTGAGAGTGGAAAGacaacttcagaagaaaacGGGTGTAAACCCAGTGAAAACagtgaagatgatgatgatctATTTTTAACTCAGTTAGATCCTGTGGATATGGAATTATGTTCTGAGGAGGAAAGTTTTCAAGATACTACTACAGCTAGTAAAAAACCAGAGGAAATGGATACTGCTGAAGGCCTTCAGCAGAATGAATCCTTGACTGTTGTGAAATGTAAGTACAAAGATTGCATGGAAAAAGTGGAAAACTCGGGAGAGTACTGTAGTAAGCATTCAGCCACCAGCTCAGAAGCAGATCACTTGTTTGCCAAACCTCTTCTGCCACCTTCTAAAACAAGAAAGCCTTCCACTACCAAAATTTTCAGCTCAACAAGCTCTTCACGGAATGCAGCCTTCAGCAAGGATCTCGAAGACGTTAAGAAGCTACCACCACCTTCAAAAAGCAAAGTGAATGCAGCAAAACCGGTGGTCATCAGGCCACCAAATGCAAAGCCTGTACCAACAGGAAATCAGACATGCAGGCGTCCAAGTTTAAGTAATGTACCTCAGCCCCATACTGCTAATAATGTTCTCCAGTCAAAAGACAGGCAGAATGACAATGCTTCAAATATTTCCAGAAGACCTGCCCAAGAAGcttattcttcctttcttggTGGTCAGCAGCGTGATCATAGTATTTTTGTTAATGCAGTCCTGAAGTGGACTTACGAAATGTTTGCAAACTTCAGCCAGTTTGGACCTCCAAGGAATCTCCTGCAGTCTGTAGTAGCCTCTGTTCCTGTCCAATTTCAGGGATATAATGactattttaatacatttttcccCTTGATGATGCTAAATGCCTTTGAAACA CTGGCACAAGAGTGGATAGAAAACCAGAGAATCAGAGAGAAGAGTTACTACTTCTGCTTGCAGAACTTCTGTGCTGATTTGAATGCAGCAGATTTTACAG CTCATTTTCAAGAAAGTGATTTGGCAAGGCAGCTTCATCCAAAGGAGGATGACTTAATCTTTTTGGTggtccaaaagaaaaaagactccTTTAGGGAAGAAAGCGAGATGGAGAACCCTGTAGTGAAGCATGTTGGTCTTGTGACAAGATTTTCTCGTGCATCTGGCTGTTTAACTA GACAAAAGGAGCAGCATACCGTCTGCCATCTGACTGTGCAAACTCGAGGCAATTTGTCATTCTTCATAAATAAGCAAGTGAAGTGTGTGGTGGTCGGCTCCCTGGTGACCACACACCGAACATTCAAAGGTCTACTACTATTGAGCAGGAGTCCCCTGGCTAAACCCATCATAAATCCAAGCTACAATGACTTCTGTCCCAGACATTTGCCTGTGACTTCAGAAAGTGCT GCATCAGATATGAACGAATACAATGACGATCAAAAGAGAGCCATTGAGACAGCTTATGCCATGGTAAAGCAACACCCAGGGCTTCCCAAGATCTGCCTCATCCATGGACCACCTGGAACAGGGAAATCAAAAACTATTGTTGGACTTCTGTCTCGAGTTTTGAGAGAA AACACTAGGAATGAGAAAGCAACTCAAAAAACAAATTCCAAGATCAAGCCAAACCGTTTTCTAGTTTGTGCACCATCAAATGCTGCTGTTGATGAACTCATGAAAAAGATCATCATtgcatttaaggaaaaatgcCAAAACAGACAAGAGCCTCTGG GAAATTGTGGTGATATCAAATTAGTGCGACTTGGTGCCGAAAAAGCAATCAACAGTGAAGTCCGGGGATTTAGCCTGGATAAGCAAGTTGAACATAGAATGA AACGAAAGCCAGCTGACTATGACCAGgatattcagaagaaaaaagcagctctgGATCAACAGCTGGACATGCTGTCTCGTCAGCGAGCCATGCACAGATGTGAGAAGAGGGAGATA AGTCAAAAGTTAGATGATGAAATTGGCAGACTTTCAAAGGAGAGACAACAGCTTGCTTCTCAACTAAAGGAG GTTCGGGGGCACTCTCAGAAAGTACAGGCAGATATCATCTTGGAGTCCGACATCATCTGCTGCACGCTGAGCACAAGTGGAGGCGGTCTGCTTGAATCCACTTTTTGGCGGCAAGGACTCGATCCTTTCAGCTGTGTCATTGTGGATGAG GCAGGGCAGTCCTGTGAGGTTGAAGCACTGATTCCACTGATCCATCGCTGTAATAAACTTGTCCTTGTTGGAGATCCCAGGCAGCTCCCTCCTACTGTAAAATCAGTA AAAGCTCAGGAATATGGCTACGATCAGTCCTTGATGGCACGCCTGCACAGACACCTGGAAGAACAAGTGCAGAAGAATGTTTTACGAAGCCTGCCAGTTGTGCAGCTGACTGTGCAGTACAGGATGCACCCTGACATCTGCCTCTTCCCATCCAATTATGTTTATGGCAGGACTCTAAAAACTGACAA AGCAACAGAGGAGAACAGATGTTCTTCAGAGTGGCCATTCCAGCCCTACCTTATTTTTGATGTAGGAGATGGTCATGAGGAGCGAGACAATGA CTCCTTTAGTAATCCTCAGGAAGTGAAGCTGGTGATGGAATTAATTAgaacaattaaagaaaaaaggaaggatcTGGGTATTCGTCGCATTGGAATAATTACCCCTTACAGcgcacagaaaaagaaaattcaagaaCAACTGGACAGAGTGTTTAAGAATAACAG CCCAGGAGAAGTGGACACAGTGGATGCGTTCCAGGGGCGAGAGAAAGACTGCATCATAGTGACGTGTGTCCGGGCAAACAGCACTAAAGGGTCGATTGG GTTTCTGGCAAGTCTTCAGCGTCTGAACGTTACAATTACCCGAGCCAGATTCAGCCTCTTCATCCTTGGAAGACTGAAAACACTCATG gaaaataaagactGGAATGAATTGATTCAGGATGCTCAGAAAAGAGGTGCCATTATCaagacatcagaaaaaaactACAGGAAAGATGCTGTTAAGATTTTGAAGCTCAAGCCAATAGTACCACCCCCAGTCAAAGTAGGGGCAAACACATCTCCTCTGTTGCAGGGTGGTTCTTCCAGTAGCAGGAGGGTTGAGCTTGCAAGTCCACGGGAGGCCAGCAGCCCACGGGAACTCACTGCTGGTGCTGGCCATGCAGCGCCACAGGGAAGCAGAGGgccccagcagccacagggTGCTCAGGCTGCAGACTCCAGGAGAGGCAGTGCCTCCGCACCCATGGAGGCTGCAGCGCTCCCTGACAAAGAGAAACCGCGCGATCCAAGGCTGGCAAGTATGGCTAGTAGGactgaagcaaaagggaaggaGCAGGCCTCCAAAGACAGCAGTCGGTCAGCCCAGAGCAATCAGGGATCAACGTCAAAGCAAGGCCTCAACGTGTCCTCAGCTGCTAGGGGTCAGATTTCCAGAACAGAAGCTTCTAAGAAGCCCCAGCAAACAACAGGACAATGCGACCTGCCTTCCATGTCGCGTTATGCAGCTCCGCACGAGGGTGACTGGAGAGCTTCTGTGTTGAAAAGCAGTTCAAAAGCCCACAGGGAAGGAGGTCATAGTAATAGCAGTAAGTGGAACAAAGACCATCGTGTTTTAACGAGGAGAACATCAGAGGAATCACCAGAGAACACAGAATCAAATGGTGCCAAGCGAAGAAAGACCTCTTACTGA